The Henckelia pumila isolate YLH828 chromosome 2, ASM3356847v2, whole genome shotgun sequence genome includes a window with the following:
- the LOC140878391 gene encoding uncharacterized protein, with translation METQILEINLISAQGLKPPSTNLRRLQTYAVAWVHPAAKLKTRVDSLAGENPTWNDKFLFRVSDEFLSGDTSAVSVEIFGVGYIKDFLIGTVRFLLSTCLKKGGGTPAFTAVQIRRPSGRFQGVLNIAAAVYDSSECGVLDKVSAVSFRELMEKKESESRRRRRLSRAGSKQSSGGESCDFSDSSDSAASTALKDWNCVRETAGKEKGNRSNGGGLLCGLMMQRKIPFCPSDRDLELWADSFEENG, from the coding sequence ATGGAGACGCAGATCTTGGAGATTAACTTGATCTCAGCCCAGGGACTGAAGCCGCCTTCAACTAACTTGCGCCGCTTGCAGACCTACGCCGTCGCCTGGGTTCACCCCGCCGCCAAGCTCAAGACCCGGGTCGACTCCCTCGCCGGTGAAAACCCTACCTGGAACGACAAATTCCTCTTTCGCGTCTCTGATGAATTTCTCTCCGGCGATACGTCCGCCGTTTCTGTTGAGATCTTCGGCGTCGGCTATATTAAAGATTTCCTCATTGGAACCGTCAGGTTTCTGCTCAGCACGTGTCTCAAGAAAGGCGGAGGGACCCCTGCCTTCACCGCCGTGCAGATCCGCCGGCCGTCTGGTAGATTCCAAGGAGTTCTCAACATCGCAGCTGCGGTTTACGATTCTTCCGAATGTGGGGTTCTGGATAAGGTTTCGGCGGTGAGTTTCCGTGAACTGATGGAGAAGAAGGAGAGCGAGTCCCGGCGACGTCGAAGGCTGAGCCGCGCCGGGTCGAAGCAGAGCTCCGGTGGTGAGTCTTGCGACTTCTCAGACAGCTCCGACTCGGCGGCTTCAACGGCCTTGAAGGATTGGAATTGCGTGCGGGAAACGGCGGGAAAGGAGAAGGGGAACCGATCCAACGGTGGGGGATTGCTTTGCGGTTTGATGATGCAAAGGAAGATTCCTTTCTGTCCGTCGGATCGGGATCTTGAGTTGTGGGCAGATTCGTTCGAAGAGAATGGCTGA
- the LOC140878392 gene encoding uncharacterized protein, translating to MIRDKLVGDSPVHDVLRSDEPESFGFGVLSDFDDDADESYKESGYSISSDEDNLDLVSEESIDEGVFDDRKKKNKSKEVTTDDGWCSDPVDDDDEILSVYGSDDDAPKHPVYKEGQDMTNFKLMVGMKFKSTREFKFVLSDVSVKGGIEVVFYKNEKSRITVVCKEEECEWKIHASLVMGGPTFQIKTLKGRHTCSKAATSWLANYKYLAKKIEQVVRENPNVKTNQLINYIKRECGVNVSKWKAVRAKKYALQSIKGVDNVQYEILMDYCETVLKYNPGSRIIIRAREDCVAPTFGKLYYSLSGLKMNFLTSCRPIIGLDGCFLKTVHGGQLLTAIGRDGNDGMVPIAIAIVEIENRDTWTWFLRELLEDIGGLGENKWTFISDRQKGLIKALKDLVPDSEHSFILEDREKPIISMLEGIRTKLMRKTQERKAGMEKYPGKICPNILKKIEKCQDISRSCFPVYSGDLEYQVQYATAYGVVRKALCGYPCCHACAAIAHNRQKIEDFVDICYTKVEYLKGYTYFIHAVPGEIDYCKSESQPLNL from the exons ATGATAAGAGATAAACTTGTAGGTGATTCTCCTGTACATGATGTGCTTAGAAGTGATGAACCAGAAAGCTTTGGGTTTGGTGTTTTAAGTGACTTTGATGATGATGCTGATGAATCCTACAAAGAATCTGGATATTCAATTTCATCTGATGAAGATAATTTAGATTTAGTTAGTGAAGAGTCTATTGATGAAGGGGTGTTTGACGATCGAAAGAAAAAGAATAAGAGTAAAGAAGTTACTACTGATGATGGATGGTGCAGTGACCcagttgatgatgatgatgagatTTTAAGTGTATATGGATCTGATGATGATGCTCCAAAGCATCCTGTTTATAAAGAGGGACAAGACATGACCAATTTCAAATTAATGGTAGGTATGAAATTCAAATCTACAAGAGAATTTAAATTTGTGCTGTCTGATGTCAGTGTTAAAGGGGGCATTGAAGTTGTGTtttataaaaatgaaaaaagtaGGATAACAGTTGTGTGCAAAGAAGAAGAATGTGAGTGGAAGATTCATGCCTCATTAGTAATGGGTGGACCAACTTTTCAGATCAAAACATTGAAAGGTAGGCATACATGTTCTAAAGCAGCAACTAGTTGGCTTGCAAACTACAAGTATTTGGCAAAGAAAATTGAACAAGTTGTGAGAGAAAATCCTAATGTTAAGACAAATCAATTGATTAATTACATTAAGAGGGAATGTGGTGTAAATGTTAGCAAGTGGAAAGCAGTCAGAGCTAAGAAATATGCTCTACAGAGTATCAAAGGGGTTGATAACGTGCAGTATGAGATCCTTATGGATTATTGCGAAACCGTGTTGAAGTACAATCCTGGTAGCCGAATTATAATCAGGGCTAGAGAGGATTGTGTTGCACCAACTTTTGGAAAACTGTATTACTCTTTGTCTGGTCTGAAAATGAACTTTTTAACTAGTTGTAGACCAATTATAGGTCTTGATGGTTGCTTCCTTAAGACTGTACATGGGGGTCAGTTACTTACAGCAATTGGAAGAGATGGTAATGATGGTATGGTACCAATAGCAATTGCAATTGTTGAGATTGAGAATAGAGATACTTGGACTTGGTTTCTTAGAGAACTGTTGGAGGACATTGGAGGATTGGGGGAAAATAAGTGGACATTTATAAGTGATAGACAAAAAGGCTTAATAAAGGCACTAAAAGATTTGGTTCCCGATTCTGAGCATAG TTTCATCTTGGAAGATAGAGAAAAGCCAATTATCTCAATGCTAGAGGGCATTAGAACCAAATTGATGAGAAAAACACAAGAGAGGAAGGCTGGGATGGAAAAATATCCGGGTAAAATCTGTCCCAATATCTTGAAGAAGATCGAGAAATGTCAAGACATATCTAGGAGTTGTTTTCCCGTCTACTCAGGAGATCTTGAATATCAAGTTCAATATGCGACTGCATATGGTGTTGTGAGGAAGGCA CTGTGTGGGTACCCATGTTGTCATGCATGTGCTGCAATAGCTCATAATAGACAAAAGATTGAAGATTTTGTGGACATTTGCTACACAAAGGTTGAATATTTGAAAGGATACACATACTTTATTCATGCAGTTCCAGGGGAAATAGATTACTGCAAGTCAGAGTCACAGCCATTAaacctgtag
- the LOC140882273 gene encoding uncharacterized protein, translating to MGKAKKTPKFAVMKKIISHKAIKHYKEEVLNPNKKDLSKEKLPRNVPQVSSALFFKHNTALGPPYRVLVDTNFINFSIQNKLDLEKGMMDCFYAKCTPCITDCVMAELEKLGQKYRVALRIAKDPRFERLPCTHKGTYADDCLVDRVTQHKCYIVATCDRDLKRRIRKIPGVPIMYITKHKYFIERLPEATIGGAPRY from the exons ATGGGAAAAGCTAAGAAAACACCCAAATTTGCCGTGATGAAGAAAATCATCTCCCATAAAGCAATTAAGCa TTACAAGGAGGAGGTCTTAAACCCTAATAAGAAAGACTTGAGCAAGGAAAAGCTCCCCAGAAATGT GCCACAGGTTTCATCAGCTCTTTTCTTCAAGCACAACACTGCTTTGGGTCCGCCATACAGAGTCTTAGTTGATACTAACTTCATTAATTTCTCCATCCAAAATAAA TTGGATTTGGAGAAAGGAATGATGGACTGCTTTTATGCAAAAT GTACTCCTTGTATCACGGACTGTGTTATGGCTGAGCTTGAAAAGTTGGGTCAGAAATACAGAGTTGCACTGAG GATTGCCAAGGATCCTCGATTTGAAAGGCTTCCGTGTACTCACAAGGGAACCTATGCTGATGATTGCCTTGTTGATAGGGTTACACAG CATAAATGCTACATTGTTGCAACTTGTGATAGAGACTTGAAGAGGAGAATACGGAAG ATACCTGGTGTACCAATCATGTATATCACGAAGCACAAGTACTTCATTGAACGGCTACCCGAGGCAACAATTGGCGGAG CTCCACGATATTGA